The Candidatus Accumulibacter similis genome has a segment encoding these proteins:
- a CDS encoding type I secretion system permease/ATPase — protein sequence MNRPAQQRSELAEVLLSLRRAFITVGSFSFFVNLLMLTPAIYMLQIYDRALGSRNVTTLLMLTLITLGLFGLMSVLEWIRSMVLVRVGARLDLDINARVFDATFERNLRHAGQNPAQALNDLASMRQTLTGAGLIALTDAPWMPIYVLVIFMLHVQLGIFALIGVLLLVILAVVNERVSAGPLGEAQKLAMAASAQANNNLRNAEVIEAMGMLPAIRGRWFKLHQKFLMQQALASDRAGVLNAITRFVRISMQSLALGYGALLAIEGEITPGMMIAGSIIMGRALAPVEVLIANWKQLVSARAAYGRLAELLQVYPARVAGMPLPRPDGVVLVENAATAAPGSRVLILKNVSFSLQAGEVVAVIGPSASGKSTLARLLVGVWPPLAGSVRLDGAEVFKWNKDELGRHLGYLPQDIELFDGTVAENIARFGEIDSERVLAAAQAAGVHDLVLLLPMGYDTPLGDGGSALSGGQKQRIGLARALYGDPALIVLDEPNSNLDDQGEAALAETLRRLKARKRTVVIITHRLSTLAVADSILVMHEGTVKLHGPRDQVLAALRAGNQGGAERPGAAARPAPVTVAGSTPATPRVGA from the coding sequence ATGAATAGGCCAGCGCAGCAACGCAGCGAGCTTGCCGAGGTGCTGCTGTCGCTTCGCCGGGCGTTCATCACCGTCGGCAGCTTCAGTTTCTTCGTCAACCTGCTGATGCTGACGCCGGCGATCTACATGCTGCAGATCTACGACCGCGCGCTCGGCAGCCGCAACGTCACGACTCTGCTGATGCTGACGCTGATCACGCTCGGCCTGTTCGGGCTCATGTCGGTGCTCGAGTGGATCCGGTCAATGGTGCTGGTTCGTGTCGGCGCGCGCCTCGATCTCGACATCAATGCCCGCGTCTTCGATGCGACCTTCGAGCGCAACCTGCGCCACGCGGGCCAGAATCCGGCACAGGCGCTGAACGACCTTGCCTCGATGCGGCAGACGCTGACGGGTGCCGGCCTGATTGCCCTGACCGATGCGCCGTGGATGCCGATCTATGTTCTGGTGATCTTCATGCTGCACGTACAGCTCGGGATTTTCGCGCTGATCGGGGTGCTGCTGCTGGTGATCCTGGCGGTGGTCAACGAGCGGGTTTCGGCGGGGCCCCTGGGCGAGGCGCAGAAGCTGGCGATGGCCGCAAGTGCGCAGGCCAACAACAATCTGCGCAACGCCGAAGTGATCGAGGCGATGGGAATGCTGCCGGCGATTCGCGGTCGCTGGTTCAAGTTGCACCAGAAGTTCCTGATGCAGCAGGCTCTGGCGAGCGATCGTGCGGGTGTGCTCAACGCCATCACCCGTTTCGTGCGGATTTCGATGCAGTCGCTGGCACTGGGTTATGGTGCGCTGCTGGCGATCGAGGGCGAGATCACGCCCGGCATGATGATCGCCGGCTCGATCATCATGGGTCGTGCGCTGGCTCCGGTCGAGGTCCTGATCGCCAACTGGAAGCAGCTGGTATCGGCGCGCGCGGCGTATGGGCGCCTGGCCGAGTTGCTGCAGGTCTATCCGGCCCGCGTTGCCGGCATGCCGTTGCCTCGACCCGATGGCGTCGTACTGGTGGAGAATGCGGCGACCGCGGCTCCCGGCAGCAGGGTGCTGATCCTCAAGAATGTCAGCTTCAGCCTGCAGGCGGGCGAAGTCGTCGCGGTCATCGGGCCGAGTGCTTCCGGGAAGTCCACACTGGCGCGCCTGCTCGTCGGCGTCTGGCCGCCGCTGGCCGGTTCCGTGCGGCTCGATGGCGCCGAGGTGTTCAAGTGGAACAAGGACGAGCTGGGTCGCCATCTCGGCTATCTGCCGCAGGACATCGAGCTGTTCGACGGAACCGTTGCCGAGAACATCGCCCGTTTCGGCGAGATCGACTCGGAACGGGTTCTGGCAGCGGCGCAGGCTGCGGGTGTCCATGACCTGGTCCTGCTGTTGCCAATGGGCTACGACACGCCGCTGGGCGACGGCGGCAGCGCCCTTTCGGGCGGGCAGAAGCAGCGGATCGGTTTGGCCAGGGCGCTCTATGGCGATCCGGCGCTGATCGTGCTCGACGAGCCGAATTCGAACCTGGATGACCAGGGGGAAGCGGCGCTGGCGGAAACGCTGCGGCGCCTCAAGGCCCGGAAGCGCACGGTGGTGATCATCACCCACCGCCTGAGCACGCTGGCCGTCGCGGACAGCATTCTGGTGATGCATGAAGGGACGGTCAAGCTGCACGGACCGCGCGACCAGGTTCTGGCGGCGTTGCGCGCGGGGAACCAGGGCGGTGCAGAACGTCCGGGCGCCGCCGCCCGGCCGGCACCGGTGACGGTTGCCGGGAGCACGCCGGCGACACCGCGCGTCGGCGCCTGA
- a CDS encoding amino acid ABC transporter substrate-binding protein — MRLHRSCCWLVAGLLLSLAPMVQAAGTLDKIRASRTIALGYRDSSIPFSYTGNDNQPWGYSVDLCIRVVAGVARQLGLEELQLLWVAVTPENRIAKLKSGEIDLECGSTTASLSRMQEVDFSLPTFIDGASYLSRRAAGIRRIEDLGGRKIAVAGGTTSERTLVAALAQHRVSAEVVTVGDHQHGLAALLQGKADAYTSDRSLLIGLALDSGSQTDWAIGPETFSYEPYALMLRRNDADFRLAVNSVLARLSRSREIYEIYDRWFGHLAKPGARLDSLYYLNGLPE, encoded by the coding sequence ATGCGGCTGCATCGCTCGTGTTGCTGGCTGGTGGCTGGCCTGCTGTTGTCGCTGGCGCCGATGGTGCAGGCGGCAGGGACGCTCGACAAGATCAGGGCGAGCCGGACGATCGCGCTCGGCTACCGCGATTCGTCGATTCCCTTCTCCTATACCGGCAATGACAACCAGCCCTGGGGCTACTCGGTGGACCTGTGCATACGCGTGGTCGCCGGCGTCGCCAGGCAACTGGGTCTCGAGGAACTGCAGTTGCTCTGGGTCGCGGTGACTCCGGAGAATCGGATCGCGAAGCTGAAGTCGGGCGAGATCGACCTCGAATGCGGTTCCACGACGGCATCGTTGTCACGCATGCAGGAGGTGGACTTCAGCCTGCCGACCTTCATCGATGGCGCTTCCTACTTGTCGCGGCGCGCTGCCGGAATCAGGCGCATCGAGGATCTGGGCGGCAGGAAGATCGCCGTCGCTGGCGGCACGACCAGCGAGCGGACACTCGTCGCGGCGCTGGCACAGCACCGGGTCAGTGCCGAAGTGGTCACGGTCGGCGACCATCAGCACGGGCTGGCCGCACTGCTGCAGGGCAAGGCCGACGCCTACACCTCGGATCGCTCGCTGCTGATCGGACTGGCGCTCGATTCCGGCAGCCAGACCGACTGGGCGATCGGCCCCGAGACCTTTTCCTATGAGCCGTATGCGCTGATGCTGCGGCGCAACGACGCCGATTTCCGCCTGGCGGTGAACTCGGTTCTGGCGCGACTGTCGCGCAGCCGTGAGATTTACGAGATATACGATCGCTGGTTCGGTCATCTTGCCAAACCGGGCGCGCGGCTGGACAGCCTGTATTATCTGAACGGGCTTCCGGAATAG
- a CDS encoding 3'-5' exonuclease — protein sequence MKPVLAFDIETVPDVEGLRRLHLLDRTLSDEEVAELAFQRRRAATGNDFLPLHLQRVVVISCALRLGRDFRVWSLAAPELGEAEIIQRFFDGVEKFTPQLLSWNGGGFDLPVLHYRGLIHGLVAPRYWDLGDGDHADSRDFKWNNYISRYHTRHLDLMDLLALYQPRAAVPLDELARLIGFPGKLGMDGGKVWQAWQEGRSAEIRDYCETDAVNTYLVALRFRLMRGEIAASGYEQEQASVRAALQRLDKAHWHEFLAAWQ from the coding sequence ATGAAGCCGGTCCTCGCCTTTGACATCGAGACGGTCCCCGACGTCGAGGGTCTGCGGCGCCTGCACCTGCTCGACCGGACTCTGTCCGACGAGGAGGTCGCCGAACTCGCCTTCCAGCGACGGCGGGCGGCGACCGGCAACGACTTCCTGCCGTTGCACCTGCAGCGGGTGGTGGTGATCTCCTGCGCGCTGCGCCTGGGCAGGGATTTCCGGGTCTGGTCGCTGGCGGCACCCGAGTTGGGCGAGGCGGAGATCATTCAGCGCTTCTTCGACGGAGTGGAGAAGTTCACGCCGCAACTGTTGTCCTGGAACGGCGGCGGCTTCGACCTGCCGGTGCTGCATTACCGGGGACTGATCCACGGGCTGGTCGCGCCGCGCTACTGGGATCTCGGCGACGGTGATCATGCCGACAGTCGCGACTTCAAGTGGAACAACTACATCAGCCGCTATCACACGCGTCACCTCGATCTGATGGACCTGTTGGCACTCTATCAGCCGCGGGCCGCCGTCCCGCTCGACGAGCTGGCACGGCTGATCGGTTTTCCGGGCAAGCTCGGCATGGATGGCGGCAAGGTCTGGCAGGCGTGGCAGGAGGGGCGCAGCGCCGAGATCCGCGATTACTGCGAGACCGACGCCGTCAACACCTATCTCGTGGCTCTGCGCTTCCGGCTGATGCGCGGCGAGATCGCGGCGAGCGGATACGAGCAGGAGCAGGCCAGCGTTCGTGCTGCCCTGCAACGGCTCGACAAGGCGCACTGGCATGAGTTCCTCGCTGCCTGGCAGTAG
- the cysM gene encoding cysteine synthase CysM, which produces MHMAETLEDQVGNTPLVLLKRLPGALGEERGNRILAKLEGNNPAGSVKDRPALSMIARAERRGDIRPGDTLIEATSGNTGIALAMVAAARGYRMLLVMPENQSVERRQTMRAFGAELVLTPRDGGMELARDIAEGMQREGRGIILDQFANPDNPLAHYEGTGPELWRQTAGGITHFVSSMGTTGTIMGVSRYLKEQNQAVCIVGCQPEDGSQIPGIRKWPEAYLPKIFDRTRVDRVESVSQGAAEEMTRRLAREEGIFAGISSGGALTVALRLAAEVENATIVSIVCDRGDRYLSTGVFPA; this is translated from the coding sequence ATGCACATGGCTGAAACCCTCGAGGACCAGGTTGGCAACACGCCGCTGGTGCTGCTGAAACGTTTGCCGGGCGCGCTCGGCGAGGAGCGGGGCAACCGTATCCTGGCGAAACTCGAGGGCAACAATCCGGCCGGATCGGTCAAGGATCGCCCGGCGCTGTCGATGATCGCCCGTGCCGAACGACGCGGCGACATCCGGCCCGGCGACACGCTGATCGAGGCGACCTCCGGCAACACCGGCATCGCGCTGGCAATGGTGGCCGCCGCTCGCGGCTACCGGATGCTGCTGGTGATGCCCGAGAACCAGAGCGTCGAGCGGCGGCAGACGATGCGTGCCTTTGGCGCCGAGCTGGTGCTGACGCCGCGCGATGGTGGCATGGAACTGGCTCGCGACATCGCCGAGGGCATGCAGAGGGAGGGGCGAGGCATCATTCTCGATCAGTTTGCCAATCCCGACAATCCACTGGCGCACTATGAGGGAACCGGCCCGGAACTCTGGCGACAGACGGCCGGCGGCATCACCCATTTCGTCAGCAGCATGGGAACCACCGGCACGATCATGGGGGTCTCGCGCTACCTCAAGGAGCAGAACCAGGCGGTCTGCATCGTTGGCTGCCAGCCGGAGGACGGTTCGCAGATACCGGGGATACGCAAGTGGCCGGAAGCCTACCTGCCGAAAATCTTCGACCGCACGCGCGTGGATCGCGTCGAGTCGGTGTCACAGGGTGCGGCGGAAGAGATGACGCGTCGCCTGGCGCGCGAGGAAGGCATCTTTGCCGGCATCTCTTCGGGCGGCGCGCTGACCGTCGCGCTGCGGCTGGCGGCTGAAGTAGAGAATGCAACCATCGTCAGCATCGTCTGCGACCGCGGCGACCGCTACCTGTCGACCGGCGTCTTCCCGGCCTGA
- the rfaD gene encoding ADP-glyceromanno-heptose 6-epimerase: MYTIVTGAAGFIGANLVKALNERGVRRVIAVDNLTRADKFRNLVDCEIADYLDKQEFLERLLAGHFDGDVDAILHQGACSDTMESDGRYMMENNYRYSLGILDWCLDQEVPLLYASSAATYGGGRVFCEERVHEAPLNVYGYSKFLFDQIVRQRLTVNGSLSSQVVGFRYFNVYGPRESHKGRMASVAFHHYHQFRSEGKVRLFAGCDGHADGEQRRDFVFVDDVVRVNLFFLDHPEKSGIFNVGTGRAQTFNELAVANVNACRALAGADPLPLAELVGRGLIEYIPFPADLRGRYQSFTEADLTKLRRVGYQAPFADVGEAVPRYVDWLNAHG, encoded by the coding sequence ATGTACACCATCGTCACTGGCGCCGCTGGCTTCATCGGCGCGAATCTCGTCAAGGCGCTGAACGAGCGCGGTGTGCGCCGCGTCATCGCCGTCGACAACCTGACACGGGCCGACAAGTTCCGCAACCTGGTCGATTGCGAGATCGCCGATTATCTGGACAAGCAGGAGTTCCTCGAACGCCTGCTGGCCGGCCATTTCGACGGCGACGTCGATGCCATCCTGCACCAGGGCGCATGCTCCGATACCATGGAGAGCGACGGTCGCTACATGATGGAGAACAACTATCGCTACTCGCTTGGCATCCTCGACTGGTGCCTCGACCAGGAGGTGCCGTTGCTCTATGCCTCGAGCGCGGCGACCTACGGTGGTGGCCGGGTCTTCTGCGAGGAGCGGGTGCACGAGGCGCCGCTGAACGTCTACGGCTATTCGAAATTCCTCTTCGATCAGATCGTTCGCCAGAGGCTGACGGTGAATGGTTCGTTGAGCTCGCAGGTGGTCGGTTTCCGCTATTTCAACGTCTATGGACCGCGCGAGTCGCACAAGGGGCGAATGGCGTCGGTAGCCTTCCACCACTACCACCAGTTTCGCAGCGAAGGCAAGGTCAGGCTCTTCGCCGGTTGTGACGGGCATGCCGATGGCGAGCAGCGGCGCGACTTCGTGTTCGTTGACGACGTCGTCCGGGTCAATCTCTTCTTTCTCGATCACCCGGAGAAGTCAGGGATTTTCAACGTCGGCACCGGTCGCGCACAGACCTTCAACGAGCTGGCGGTCGCGAACGTCAATGCCTGCCGGGCGCTTGCCGGTGCGGATCCGCTGCCGCTGGCGGAACTGGTCGGGCGGGGATTGATCGAATACATCCCGTTTCCGGCGGATCTCAGGGGCCGCTATCAGAGTTTCACCGAGGCCGATCTGACGAAGCTGCGCCGGGTTGGCTACCAGGCGCCCTTCGCCGACGTCGGTGAGGCCGTCCCACGCTACGTCGACTGGCTGAATGCACATGGCTGA
- the rfaE1 gene encoding D-glycero-beta-D-manno-heptose-7-phosphate kinase, with the protein MRLPDLSGARLLIVGDVMLDRYWFGDVARISPEAPVPVVRIGRSEERPGGAANVARNVAALGARASLLSVVGDDEAGQSLQHLLATSGIDVSLHVDPAISTTVKLRVIGRQQQLLRIDFETWPSHEVLRAKLVEFSARVADCDAVILSDYGKGGLTHIGEMIRLANAAGKQVLVDPKGDDFSKYAGATVVTPNRAELRAVVGRWHDEDELARKAAALREQLQLAALLVTRSEEGMSLFHESGLIHEKAVAREVFDVSGAGDTVIATLAVTLACGAGWPEAVHAANVAAGLVVGKLGTAVVGGDELAAALK; encoded by the coding sequence ATGCGGCTGCCTGACCTGTCGGGGGCGCGCCTGCTGATCGTCGGCGACGTCATGCTCGACCGCTACTGGTTCGGCGATGTCGCGCGCATCTCGCCCGAGGCGCCGGTGCCGGTGGTGCGCATCGGCCGCAGCGAGGAGCGGCCGGGTGGCGCGGCGAACGTCGCCCGCAACGTCGCGGCGCTGGGCGCGCGTGCCTCGCTGCTGTCGGTCGTCGGCGACGACGAGGCCGGGCAGAGCCTGCAGCACCTGCTGGCGACCAGCGGCATCGACGTCAGCCTGCATGTCGATCCGGCGATCAGCACCACCGTCAAGCTGCGCGTCATCGGCCGGCAGCAGCAGCTGCTGCGCATCGACTTCGAAACCTGGCCGTCGCACGAGGTCCTGCGCGCGAAACTGGTCGAGTTTTCCGCCCGCGTCGCCGACTGTGACGCGGTGATCCTCTCGGACTATGGCAAGGGGGGCCTGACGCACATCGGCGAGATGATCCGGCTGGCGAACGCGGCCGGCAAGCAGGTGCTCGTCGATCCGAAGGGTGACGATTTCTCGAAGTATGCCGGTGCAACGGTGGTGACGCCGAACCGCGCCGAGCTGCGCGCCGTCGTTGGTCGCTGGCACGATGAGGACGAACTGGCGCGCAAGGCGGCGGCGTTGCGCGAGCAGTTGCAGCTGGCGGCGTTGCTGGTGACGCGCAGTGAAGAGGGAATGTCGCTCTTTCACGAGTCCGGGCTGATCCACGAGAAGGCGGTGGCGCGCGAAGTCTTCGACGTCTCGGGTGCCGGTGACACGGTGATCGCCACCCTGGCGGTGACGCTCGCCTGCGGCGCGGGCTGGCCGGAAGCGGTGCATGCGGCCAATGTTGCCGCCGGTCTGGTCGTCGGCAAGCTGGGGACTGCGGTGGTCGGTGGCGATGAACTGGCGGCCGCGCTGAAATGA
- the lapB gene encoding lipopolysaccharide assembly protein LapB gives MIEFDYWQLLLFPLFFGLGWLAARIDIRHLVRESRALPRSYFQGLNFLLNAQPDRAIEAFVEAVKVDPQTIELHFALGSLFRRRGETDRAIRMHQNLIEREDLKQELKLQALAELGQDYLKAGLLDRAEAVFDKLRDSDLGEDAKRNLLEIYQLEKHWEKAIAIASELPDFASHKEIAEYYCELAAAEMIRSRRDLAAGYLQTALERNRKCVRASLLRGDMQLQEEQWEAAIESWQRIEQQDPAYLALVAQRLLGAFRKLDRRDAGLRLLRGYLEHYPSLDLLDVVFQLVLEGDGAEAAYELVRDELKRNPTLLGFDKLLEARLLLASAESRPDLELAKGIVQTYTRRLARYRCDNCGFKARQFYWRCPACGGWETYSPKRSEEFDLTP, from the coding sequence ATGATTGAATTCGACTACTGGCAGTTGTTGCTGTTTCCGCTGTTCTTCGGCCTCGGCTGGCTGGCGGCACGGATCGACATCCGTCATCTGGTGCGCGAGTCGCGCGCGCTGCCGCGTTCGTATTTCCAGGGGCTGAACTTTCTTCTCAACGCGCAGCCCGACCGTGCCATCGAGGCTTTCGTCGAGGCGGTCAAGGTGGATCCGCAGACGATCGAGCTGCACTTCGCCCTCGGCAGCCTGTTTCGCCGGCGTGGCGAAACCGATCGCGCGATCCGCATGCACCAGAATCTCATCGAGCGCGAGGACCTGAAGCAGGAGCTGAAGTTGCAGGCTCTGGCCGAACTCGGGCAGGACTATCTCAAGGCAGGGCTGCTCGATCGCGCCGAGGCCGTTTTCGACAAGCTGCGCGACTCGGATCTGGGCGAGGACGCGAAGCGCAACCTGCTCGAGATCTACCAGCTCGAGAAGCACTGGGAGAAGGCGATCGCGATCGCCTCCGAACTGCCGGATTTCGCGTCGCACAAGGAGATCGCAGAGTATTACTGCGAGCTGGCGGCGGCGGAGATGATCCGTTCGCGCCGCGATCTTGCCGCCGGCTATCTGCAGACGGCGCTCGAACGCAACCGCAAGTGCGTTCGCGCCAGCCTGCTGCGCGGCGACATGCAGTTGCAGGAGGAGCAGTGGGAGGCGGCGATCGAGTCCTGGCAGCGGATCGAGCAGCAGGATCCGGCGTATCTGGCGCTCGTGGCGCAGCGCCTGCTCGGCGCCTTCCGCAAGCTCGACCGGCGCGATGCCGGCCTGCGCCTGCTGCGCGGCTACCTCGAGCACTATCCGTCGCTCGATCTGCTGGACGTCGTCTTCCAGCTCGTTCTCGAGGGCGACGGCGCTGAGGCCGCCTACGAACTGGTGCGTGACGAGTTGAAGCGGAACCCGACCCTGCTCGGCTTCGACAAGCTGCTCGAGGCGAGACTGCTGCTCGCCAGCGCCGAAAGCCGCCCCGACCTGGAACTGGCGAAAGGCATCGTGCAGACGTACACGCGTCGTCTGGCGCGTTATCGGTGCGATAATTGCGGCTTCAAGGCACGCCAGTTCTATTGGCGCTGTCCGGCCTGCGGCGGCTGGGAGACCTATTCTCCGAAGCGCAGCGAAGAGTTCGATCTGACACCTTAG
- a CDS encoding integration host factor subunit beta, with product MTKSDLIAELARRFPQLVAKDADMSVKMILEAMAEALARGDRIEIRGFGSFALNYRPPRVGRNPKSGEKVEVPEKWVPHFKAGKELRERVDAAPE from the coding sequence ATGACCAAGTCGGATCTGATCGCCGAACTGGCCCGGCGCTTCCCGCAACTCGTTGCCAAGGATGCGGACATGTCGGTGAAGATGATTCTCGAGGCGATGGCAGAGGCCCTGGCCAGGGGCGATCGCATCGAGATTCGTGGTTTCGGCAGCTTCGCCTTGAACTACCGGCCGCCGCGGGTCGGCCGCAACCCGAAGTCCGGCGAGAAGGTCGAGGTGCCCGAGAAATGGGTGCCTCATTTCAAGGCCGGCAAGGAACTGCGCGAGCGCGTGGACGCCGCGCCGGAGTGA
- the rpsA gene encoding 30S ribosomal protein S1, with product MSANPTMQESFAELFEESLGRQEMRPGEVITAEVVRIDQNFVVVNAGLKSESYIDLEEFLNDQGVLEVKVGDFVQVAIEQLENGFGETRLSRDRAKRVAAWNALEQALNDGSLVTGTITGKVKGGLTVMTNSVRAFLPGSLVDMRPVKDTTPYEGKTYEFKVIKLDRKRNNVVVSRRAVLEASVGEEREALLAALREGSVVKGVVKNITDYGAFVDLGGIDGLLHITDLAWRRVRHPSEVLAVGDEVQAKILKFDQEKNRVSLGLKQLGEDPWVGISRRYPPTTRLFGKVTNLTDYGAFVEIEQGIEGLVHVSEMDWTNKNVHPSKVVQLGDEVEVMILEIDEDRRRISLGMKQCAANPWDEFSMNYKKGDRVRGAIKSITDFGVFIGLPGGIDGLVHLSDLSWSVAGEEAIRNFRKGDEVDAVVLAIDTDKERISLGIKQLDGDPYTSYIATHDKNSIARGVVKSVDARGAVVMLEGDIEAYLRASEASRERVDDLSKLYKEGDRIEAMIINVDRKTRSISLSIRAREQAEQHEAMQKFSADSSASSGTTNLGALLKAKLNNPQ from the coding sequence ATGTCAGCCAATCCCACCATGCAAGAAAGCTTTGCCGAACTTTTCGAAGAGAGCCTTGGTCGCCAGGAAATGCGGCCTGGCGAGGTCATCACCGCGGAAGTCGTGCGCATCGACCAGAACTTTGTCGTCGTCAATGCCGGCCTCAAGTCCGAGAGCTATATCGATCTTGAAGAATTCCTCAACGACCAGGGCGTCCTCGAAGTCAAGGTCGGCGATTTCGTCCAGGTTGCGATCGAGCAACTCGAGAACGGTTTCGGCGAGACCCGGCTGTCGCGCGACCGCGCGAAGCGGGTCGCCGCCTGGAACGCCCTCGAGCAGGCACTGAACGATGGCAGCCTGGTCACCGGCACGATCACCGGCAAGGTCAAGGGCGGGCTGACGGTGATGACCAACAGCGTTCGTGCCTTCCTGCCTGGTTCGCTGGTCGACATGCGCCCGGTCAAGGACACGACACCGTACGAAGGCAAGACCTACGAGTTCAAGGTCATCAAGCTCGACCGCAAGCGCAACAACGTGGTGGTTTCGCGGCGCGCCGTCCTCGAGGCGAGCGTCGGCGAGGAGCGCGAAGCGCTGCTGGCCGCGCTGCGCGAAGGCAGCGTCGTCAAGGGCGTCGTCAAGAACATCACCGATTATGGTGCCTTCGTCGACCTCGGCGGCATCGACGGCCTGCTGCACATCACCGATCTGGCGTGGCGTCGTGTCCGCCATCCGTCCGAGGTGCTGGCGGTCGGTGATGAAGTGCAGGCGAAGATCCTCAAGTTCGACCAGGAGAAGAACCGGGTGTCGCTTGGCCTGAAGCAGCTTGGCGAGGACCCGTGGGTCGGCATCTCCCGCCGTTACCCGCCGACGACCCGCCTTTTCGGCAAGGTGACCAACCTCACCGACTACGGTGCCTTCGTCGAGATCGAACAGGGAATCGAGGGCCTGGTGCACGTCTCCGAGATGGACTGGACGAACAAGAACGTCCACCCGTCGAAGGTCGTCCAGCTCGGCGACGAGGTCGAGGTGATGATCCTCGAGATCGACGAGGATCGCCGCCGCATCTCGCTCGGCATGAAGCAGTGCGCCGCCAATCCGTGGGACGAGTTCTCGATGAATTACAAGAAGGGCGACCGGGTGCGCGGGGCGATCAAGTCGATCACCGACTTCGGCGTCTTCATCGGCCTGCCGGGTGGCATCGACGGCCTCGTTCATCTGTCGGATCTGTCGTGGTCGGTTGCTGGCGAAGAGGCGATCCGCAACTTCCGCAAGGGGGACGAGGTCGACGCGGTGGTGCTGGCGATCGATACCGACAAGGAGCGCATCTCGCTCGGCATCAAGCAGCTCGACGGCGATCCCTACACCAGCTACATCGCGACGCACGACAAGAACAGCATCGCCCGCGGCGTTGTCAAGTCGGTCGATGCACGCGGTGCAGTGGTCATGCTCGAAGGCGACATCGAAGCCTACCTGCGTGCATCCGAGGCCTCGCGCGAGCGCGTCGACGACCTTTCCAAGCTGTACAAGGAAGGCGACCGGATCGAGGCGATGATCATCAACGTCGACCGCAAGACCCGCTCGATCAGTCTCTCGATCAGGGCGCGCGAGCAGGCCGAACAGCACGAGGCGATGCAGAAGTTCTCGGCCGACAGCAGCGCCAGTTCGGGTACCACGAACCTTGGGGCGCTGCTCAAGGCCAAGCTGAACAATCCGCAGTAA